The Cololabis saira isolate AMF1-May2022 chromosome 23, fColSai1.1, whole genome shotgun sequence genomic sequence gcagcagttaaatgcagccttctgtaaactttaaatatccactggccttacatcaaatacatcaaaacacaacaataaaaaacagttttctgaacttatcaatatgcctctgtccttcacaggataagtaaaatggatcactgcaaaaactcaaaatcttaacaagaatatttgtcttatttctagttaaaatgtctaattttagtaaaaaaaatctcattacacttaaatcaagactcatcaatggaaaaaacaacaattttcacctgtttcaagtaagttttcacttgaaataagtagaaaaatctgccagtggaacaagatttttttgcttgtaatgagaaaataaatcttgtcccactggcagattttcctacttatttcaagtgaaaatttacctgaaacaggtgaaaattgtcacatttttctggttttatttttctggtgatgactctaaatgttgaaatagcagtaataccacattcattgatgaaatgacgtcataagggatggaaaggggggatggcaattttacaggggggatgatttggactgtttttatttcaggggggatgccatcccccctcgtcccccctcaactcgagtactgcctgtatGTATGATAAGGTTTTTCACTTTGGATGCTCGATAATCATCGAACATAAGTATTTTCTCCAAAATATCAGTGCCCATGCGATAGGTAAAAGAGAGTACTCTGGTGTTTTTCTTGCTGTGAAAGCATTCAATCTCATTCACAGCGTTCAGTCTCATTCATGAAAGGCCTTTCTAAAgactgaaaaaaatgaacataacaTTGTCATTCTGTGGAGCTCAATGGTAAGCTGCTGAGTTAGGGGTTTCATGACGGGGGACACAGCAGTTCTTTACGTTTAGCCAGGTATAAAATGAAAGGGTTAAACCAGGTAGGCAAGCAGTTCAGGAGCAACAGCAACAACTCATCTACAGCCAACATGAGCAACACCGACATGAACATGAGGggcaaggtaaaaaaaataaagatatttatgttataatttacatttttaaattgaCCACTTTTTTTAATTAGTGCAACACGTTGTTTTTGTAGATCATCTTCTACGAGGACAGGAACTTCCAGGGTCGCTCCTATGAGTGCATGAGCGACTGCTCCGACATGTCCTCCTTCCTGAACAGGTGCAACTCCTGCCGGGTGGAGAACGGCAGCTTCATGGTCTACGACCGTCCCAACTTCATGGGAAACCAGCACTTCATGAGGAGGGGCGAGTACTCCGACTACATGAACATGATGGGAATGAGCGGTGGCATCAGGTCTTGCCGTATGATCCCCATGGTATGTTTAAAGCAAAGGGTCATA encodes the following:
- the LOC133423803 gene encoding gamma-crystallin M3-like is translated as MKGLNQVGKQFRSNSNNSSTANMSNTDMNMRGKIIFYEDRNFQGRSYECMSDCSDMSSFLNRCNSCRVENGSFMVYDRPNFMGNQHFMRRGEYSDYMNMMGMSGGIRSCRMIPMHRGQFRMKIFERENFQGMSHELMDDCDNIMDRYRMSDCMSSHVMDGHWLMYEQPQFRGKMMYLRPGEYRSFRDMGMSGMRFMSMKRIMDM